A portion of the Harpia harpyja isolate bHarHar1 chromosome 15, bHarHar1 primary haplotype, whole genome shotgun sequence genome contains these proteins:
- the DNMT3A gene encoding DNA (cytosine-5)-methyltransferase 3A isoform X2 encodes MPSSGTLDASSPAPNREALDTHKGEEEPEENQSKEEKQEPGTPMRKAGRPGRKRKHAQVESSDTPKDIAAVPKCPPPCPEASPAEPLPNGDVEGDGAQWKGAEEGGTSPKGGRPEEDETESLPDGETGRALENGRCTPKEGLDAPADEGKEEKEENNFDTLKMEGSRGRLRGGLGWESSLRQRPMQRHTFQAGDPYYISKRKRDEWLARWKREAEKKAKVIAVMNVVEETPRAEPQKEEEASPPASQQPTDPASPNVATTPEPVVADAVDKNTSKSADDEPEYEDGRGFGIGELVWGKLRGFSWWPGRIVSWWMTGRSRAAEGTRWVMWFGDGKFSVVCVEKLLPLSSFASAFHQATYNKQPMYRKAIYEVLQVASSRAGKIFPACPENDETDTSKVVEIQNKQMIEWALGGFQPSGPKGLEPPEEERNPYKEVYTEMWVEPEAAAYAPPPPAKKPRKSTTEKPKVKEIIDERTRERLVYEVRQKCRNIEDICISCGSLNVTLEHPLFIGGMCQNCKNCFLECAYQYDDDGYQSYCTICCGGREVLMCGNNNCCRCFCVECVDLLVGPGAAQAAIKEDPWNCYMCGHKGVYGLLRRREDWPSRLQMFFANNHDQEFDPPKVYPPVPAEKRKPIRVLSLFDGIATGLLVLKDLGIQVDRYIASEVCEDSITVGMVRHQGKIMYVGDVRNVTQKHIQEWGPFDLVIGGSPCNDLSIVNPARKGLYEGTGRLFFEFYRLLHEARPKEGDDRPFFWLFENVVAMGVSDKRDISRFLESNPVMIDAKEVSAAHRARYFWGNLPGMNRPLASTVNDKLELQECLEHGRIAKFSKVRTITTRSNSIKQGKDQHFPVFMNEKEDILWCTEMERVFGFPVHYTDVSNMSRLARQRLLGRSWSVPVIRHLFAPLKEYFACV; translated from the exons GTGGAAAGCAGTGACACCCCCAAAGACATCGCGGCCGTCCCCAAGTGCCCCCCGCCCTGCCCAGAGGCCAGCCCCGCCGAGCCGCTGCCCAACGGGGACGTGGAGGGGGACGGTGCCCAGTGGAAGGGCGCAGAGGAGGGCGGCACGAGCCCTAAGGGCGGGCGCCCCGAGGAGGACGAGACGGAGAGCCTGCCGGACGGCGAGACGGGCCGGGCGCTGGAGAACGGCCGCTGCACCCCCAAGGAGGGCCTGGACGCCCCGGCCGATGAGG gcaaggaagagaaggaagaaaacaacttcGACACCCTGAAAATGGAG GGCTCCCGCGGGCGGCTGCGCGGCGGGCTGGGCTGGGAGTCGAGCCTGCGGCAGCGGCCCATGCAGCGGCACACCTTCCAGGCTGGGGACCCCTACTACATCAGCAAGAGGAAGCGGGACGAGTGGCTGGCCCGTTGGAAGAGGGAG GCGGAGAAGAAGGCAAAGGTGATCGCTGTCATGAACGTGGTGGAGGAGACGCCGCGGGCAGAGCcccagaaggaggaggaggccagcCCCCCCGCCTCGCAGCAGCCCACCGACCCTGCCTCGCCCAACGTGGCCACCACGCCTGAGCCAGTGGTGGCCGACGCCGTCGACAAGAACACCTCCAAGTCGGCCGACGACGAGCCCGAGTACGAG GATGGCCGGGGCTTCGGTATCGGCGAGCTGGTGTGGGGCAAGCTGCGCGGCTTCTCCTGGTGGCCCGGGCGCATCGTCTCCTGGTGGATGACGGGCCGGAGCCGGGCGGCCGAGGGCACCCGCTGGGTGATGTGGTTCGGGGACGGCAAGTTCTCGGTG GTCTGCGTAGAGAAGCTCTTGCCGCTCAGCTCCTTCGCCAGCGCCTTCCACCAGGCCACCTACAACAAGCAGCCCATGTACCGCAAAGCCATCTACGAGGTGCTGCAG GTGgcaagcagcagagcagggaagatcTTCCCGGCATGCCCCGAAAACGACGAGACGGACACCTCCAAGGTGGTGGAGATCCAGAACAAGCAGATGATCGAGTGGGCCCTGGGCGGCTTCCAGCCCTCCGGCCCCAAGGGCCTGGAGCCCCCCGAAG AGGAGCGAAACCCCTACAAAGAAGTTTACACGGAGATGTGGGTAGAGCCAGAAGCAGCCGCCTACGCACCGCCCCCGCCCGccaaaaaacccaggaaaagcaCAACAGAGAAGCCCAAGGTCAAGGAGATCATCGACGAACGCACCCGAG agcGGCTCGTTTACGAGGTCCggcagaaatgcagaaacatcGAAG acATCTGCATCTCCTGCGGGAGCCTCAACGTGACCTTGGAGCACCCTCTATTTATCGGAGGAATGTGCCAAAACTGCAAG AACTGCTTCTTGGAGTGCGCATACCAGTACGACGACGATGGCTACCAGTCCTACTGCACCATCTGCTGCGGTGGCCGCGAGGTGCTCATGTGCGGCAACAACAACTGCTGCAG GTGCTTCTGCGTGGAGTGCGTGGACCTGCTGGTGGGCCCGGGGGCGGCCCAGGCGGCCATCAAGGAGGACCCCTGGAACTGCTACATGTGCGGCCATAAGGGCGTCTAcgggctgctgcggcggcgggagGACTGGCCCTCGCGCCTCCAGATGTTCTTCGCCAACAACCACGACCAGGAGTTT GACCCGCCGAAGGTGTACCCGCCGGTGCCGGCCGAGAAGAGGAAGCCCATCCGGGTGCTCTCGCTCTTCGACGGCATCGCCACAG GCCTGCTGGTGCTGAAGGACCTGGGCATCCAGGTGGACCGCTACATCGCCTCGGAGGTGTGCGAGGACTCCATCACCGTGGGCATGGTGAGGCACCAGGGCAAGATCATGTACGTCGGGGACGTCCGAAATGTCACCCAGAAACAC ATACAGGAGTGGGGCCCCTTCGACCTGGTGATCGGGGGGAGCCCCTGCAATGACCTCTCCATCGTCAACCCGGCCAGGAAGGGGCTCTATG AGGGCACTGGGCGGCTTTTCTTCGAGTTTTACCGCCTGCTCCACGAAGCCCGGCCCAAGGAGGGCGACGACCGGCCCTTCTTCTGGCTCTTTGAGAACGTGGTGGCCATGGGGGTGAGCGACAAGAGGGACATCTCGCGCTTCCTGGAG TCCAACCCCGTCATGATTGATGCCAAAGAAGTGTCTGCAGCACACAGGGCACGGTACTTCTGGGGGAACCTTCCCGGGATGAACAG GCCACTCGCGTCCACAGTCAACGAtaagctggagctgcaggagtgCCTGGAGCACGGCAGGATAGCAAAG TTCAGCAAAGTGCGAACTATCACCACTCGCTCCAACTCCATCAAGCAGGGCAAGGACCAGCATTTCCCCGTCTTCATGAACGAGAAGGAGGACATCCTGTGGTGCACGGAGATGGAGAG GGTCTTCGGCTTCCCAGTGCATTACACAGACGTGTCCAACATGAGCCGCCTGGCCCGGCAGAGACTGCTCGGCAGATCCTGGAGCGTGCCGGTGATCCGCCATCTCTTTGCTCCCCTGAAGGAATACTTTGCCTGCGTTTAA
- the DNMT3A gene encoding DNA (cytosine-5)-methyltransferase 3A isoform X1, with the protein MPSSGTLDASSPAPNREALDTHKGEEEPEENQSKEEKQEPGTPMRKAGRPGRKRKHAQVESSDTPKDIAAVPKCPPPCPEASPAEPLPNGDVEGDGAQWKGAEEGGTSPKGGRPEEDETESLPDGETGRALENGRCTPKEGLDAPADEGELAPSDPQKKRGRRKLLEAAEKSKEEKEENNFDTLKMEGSRGRLRGGLGWESSLRQRPMQRHTFQAGDPYYISKRKRDEWLARWKREAEKKAKVIAVMNVVEETPRAEPQKEEEASPPASQQPTDPASPNVATTPEPVVADAVDKNTSKSADDEPEYEDGRGFGIGELVWGKLRGFSWWPGRIVSWWMTGRSRAAEGTRWVMWFGDGKFSVVCVEKLLPLSSFASAFHQATYNKQPMYRKAIYEVLQVASSRAGKIFPACPENDETDTSKVVEIQNKQMIEWALGGFQPSGPKGLEPPEEERNPYKEVYTEMWVEPEAAAYAPPPPAKKPRKSTTEKPKVKEIIDERTRERLVYEVRQKCRNIEDICISCGSLNVTLEHPLFIGGMCQNCKNCFLECAYQYDDDGYQSYCTICCGGREVLMCGNNNCCRCFCVECVDLLVGPGAAQAAIKEDPWNCYMCGHKGVYGLLRRREDWPSRLQMFFANNHDQEFDPPKVYPPVPAEKRKPIRVLSLFDGIATGLLVLKDLGIQVDRYIASEVCEDSITVGMVRHQGKIMYVGDVRNVTQKHIQEWGPFDLVIGGSPCNDLSIVNPARKGLYEGTGRLFFEFYRLLHEARPKEGDDRPFFWLFENVVAMGVSDKRDISRFLESNPVMIDAKEVSAAHRARYFWGNLPGMNRPLASTVNDKLELQECLEHGRIAKFSKVRTITTRSNSIKQGKDQHFPVFMNEKEDILWCTEMERVFGFPVHYTDVSNMSRLARQRLLGRSWSVPVIRHLFAPLKEYFACV; encoded by the exons GTGGAAAGCAGTGACACCCCCAAAGACATCGCGGCCGTCCCCAAGTGCCCCCCGCCCTGCCCAGAGGCCAGCCCCGCCGAGCCGCTGCCCAACGGGGACGTGGAGGGGGACGGTGCCCAGTGGAAGGGCGCAGAGGAGGGCGGCACGAGCCCTAAGGGCGGGCGCCCCGAGGAGGACGAGACGGAGAGCCTGCCGGACGGCGAGACGGGCCGGGCGCTGGAGAACGGCCGCTGCACCCCCAAGGAGGGCCTGGACGCCCCGGCCGATGAGGGTGAGCTGGCCCCTTCCGACCCCCAGAAGAAACGCGGGAGGAGGAAACTCCTGGAGGCCGCAGAGAAAA gcaaggaagagaaggaagaaaacaacttcGACACCCTGAAAATGGAG GGCTCCCGCGGGCGGCTGCGCGGCGGGCTGGGCTGGGAGTCGAGCCTGCGGCAGCGGCCCATGCAGCGGCACACCTTCCAGGCTGGGGACCCCTACTACATCAGCAAGAGGAAGCGGGACGAGTGGCTGGCCCGTTGGAAGAGGGAG GCGGAGAAGAAGGCAAAGGTGATCGCTGTCATGAACGTGGTGGAGGAGACGCCGCGGGCAGAGCcccagaaggaggaggaggccagcCCCCCCGCCTCGCAGCAGCCCACCGACCCTGCCTCGCCCAACGTGGCCACCACGCCTGAGCCAGTGGTGGCCGACGCCGTCGACAAGAACACCTCCAAGTCGGCCGACGACGAGCCCGAGTACGAG GATGGCCGGGGCTTCGGTATCGGCGAGCTGGTGTGGGGCAAGCTGCGCGGCTTCTCCTGGTGGCCCGGGCGCATCGTCTCCTGGTGGATGACGGGCCGGAGCCGGGCGGCCGAGGGCACCCGCTGGGTGATGTGGTTCGGGGACGGCAAGTTCTCGGTG GTCTGCGTAGAGAAGCTCTTGCCGCTCAGCTCCTTCGCCAGCGCCTTCCACCAGGCCACCTACAACAAGCAGCCCATGTACCGCAAAGCCATCTACGAGGTGCTGCAG GTGgcaagcagcagagcagggaagatcTTCCCGGCATGCCCCGAAAACGACGAGACGGACACCTCCAAGGTGGTGGAGATCCAGAACAAGCAGATGATCGAGTGGGCCCTGGGCGGCTTCCAGCCCTCCGGCCCCAAGGGCCTGGAGCCCCCCGAAG AGGAGCGAAACCCCTACAAAGAAGTTTACACGGAGATGTGGGTAGAGCCAGAAGCAGCCGCCTACGCACCGCCCCCGCCCGccaaaaaacccaggaaaagcaCAACAGAGAAGCCCAAGGTCAAGGAGATCATCGACGAACGCACCCGAG agcGGCTCGTTTACGAGGTCCggcagaaatgcagaaacatcGAAG acATCTGCATCTCCTGCGGGAGCCTCAACGTGACCTTGGAGCACCCTCTATTTATCGGAGGAATGTGCCAAAACTGCAAG AACTGCTTCTTGGAGTGCGCATACCAGTACGACGACGATGGCTACCAGTCCTACTGCACCATCTGCTGCGGTGGCCGCGAGGTGCTCATGTGCGGCAACAACAACTGCTGCAG GTGCTTCTGCGTGGAGTGCGTGGACCTGCTGGTGGGCCCGGGGGCGGCCCAGGCGGCCATCAAGGAGGACCCCTGGAACTGCTACATGTGCGGCCATAAGGGCGTCTAcgggctgctgcggcggcgggagGACTGGCCCTCGCGCCTCCAGATGTTCTTCGCCAACAACCACGACCAGGAGTTT GACCCGCCGAAGGTGTACCCGCCGGTGCCGGCCGAGAAGAGGAAGCCCATCCGGGTGCTCTCGCTCTTCGACGGCATCGCCACAG GCCTGCTGGTGCTGAAGGACCTGGGCATCCAGGTGGACCGCTACATCGCCTCGGAGGTGTGCGAGGACTCCATCACCGTGGGCATGGTGAGGCACCAGGGCAAGATCATGTACGTCGGGGACGTCCGAAATGTCACCCAGAAACAC ATACAGGAGTGGGGCCCCTTCGACCTGGTGATCGGGGGGAGCCCCTGCAATGACCTCTCCATCGTCAACCCGGCCAGGAAGGGGCTCTATG AGGGCACTGGGCGGCTTTTCTTCGAGTTTTACCGCCTGCTCCACGAAGCCCGGCCCAAGGAGGGCGACGACCGGCCCTTCTTCTGGCTCTTTGAGAACGTGGTGGCCATGGGGGTGAGCGACAAGAGGGACATCTCGCGCTTCCTGGAG TCCAACCCCGTCATGATTGATGCCAAAGAAGTGTCTGCAGCACACAGGGCACGGTACTTCTGGGGGAACCTTCCCGGGATGAACAG GCCACTCGCGTCCACAGTCAACGAtaagctggagctgcaggagtgCCTGGAGCACGGCAGGATAGCAAAG TTCAGCAAAGTGCGAACTATCACCACTCGCTCCAACTCCATCAAGCAGGGCAAGGACCAGCATTTCCCCGTCTTCATGAACGAGAAGGAGGACATCCTGTGGTGCACGGAGATGGAGAG GGTCTTCGGCTTCCCAGTGCATTACACAGACGTGTCCAACATGAGCCGCCTGGCCCGGCAGAGACTGCTCGGCAGATCCTGGAGCGTGCCGGTGATCCGCCATCTCTTTGCTCCCCTGAAGGAATACTTTGCCTGCGTTTAA